GCCAGGGCCCGCTGCACCAGATGACCGTCCAGGTCGGTGATCATGCCGAGGGTGTGCGGGAGTTCGGCGCACTCGCTAAAGGCGCTGCCGCCCTTGTAGTCGACCAGCACGAAGGCCAGTTCGTCGGGCCGGTTGACGGCGGCCAGTGAGGCGATCATGGTCTGCAGCAGCTCGGACTTGCCGGATCCCGTGGTGCCGCCGATCAGCCCGTGCGGCCCGTCCCTGACCAGGTCGAGGCGGAGCTCGCCCTCGTACCCGGCGCCGAGCGTGAACATGGTGGAGGCCGGCCGGCGGGCCCAACCCGCCGCTATCGCGGCCGGGTCGGGCGGTTCCTGGCCGAGCAGCGGCAGCAGCCGTACGTCGGAGGGCAGCCCGGAGTCGCTGTCGACCGTGACGTCCCGCACGGGCGCGAGAGCGCGGGCGACCTCCTCGCACCAGTCGGCGCCGACCAGGTCGGCCCGGATGTCCTCCACGGAGGGCACTCCGGACGCCCGTACGGTCAGCCGGTTGCCCTCCGCCGTGATGACGGCGGTGCACTCCTCGGGCAGCAGCCGTTCGCGTTCGTCCACGCACAGACTGAAGATCCGCACACCGGGTCCGCCGGTCAGGACCTGGACGACGCCGGGCACGTCCCGCAGCCGACGGGCACCGTCGAGGACGACCAGCACATCCGGTTCGCGCAGCAGGGTGTGGCCCAGCGCGGAGGTGGCGGCGGACGTCCTGGCCTGGATGTCGGCGATCAGTTCGTTGACGCGGTGGGCCGTGCTCTCCGGGTCGTTGCCGAGCGCGATGACCGAGCCGCGGCGGTCGGGCCGCAGGTGCGGCAGCCAGCGCACCCAGTTCCAGGCGTCCGCGTGCGCGTCGTCGGTGAGGACGACGATCCGCAGGTCCCGGGGACTGTGCAGGACGGCGGCCTGCGCGACGGCCCAGCAGGCCACCGTACGAGGGGTGCCGCCGGGCCCGGACAGGCCCACGACGCCGAAGTCGGCCAGTTCGACGCCGAACGGCACGTCGGCCAGGCGCCAGTGCACCTGGCGGTGGTTGGACTCGCGGGCCTGGTCGTCGATGCGCTTGAGGGACGGGCGGGTGACCGTGCCGAGCCTGAGGGTGAGGTGGTCGGGGTCGCGGCGGCGGCGCTGCCACAGCAGGCTGCCGGGGCCGGTGGCGGTGAGCAGGACGGTGGCCGGGTCGGGGAACGTGATGTTGCGCAACTGCCGTTCCGCCACGGTCGCGTCGCGCATCTCCAGCTCCAGGGAGGCGCGGCGCAGCCGGTAGATGCGCAGTGCCTCCTCCTGTTGCTTGCGCCCGGTGCGGCGGCCCATGATCCAGTTGCTGACCGCCATGATCGGCGTGAAGAAGATGAAGATGATGAAGTAGAAGGAGCGGAACAGGCTCATCAGGACGAGGCCCATGACCAGCGGCATCAGCATCATCAGCACAGGGAACGGCCGTGAGCCGCGTTCGCCGGGCGGACCCTGCATACGGATCTGCTCGCTGTCCAGGTGCGGGGCGATGCGCGGCGGCCGGTTGTACTCGATGGCCAGGCCGTCGGCCGAGGGGTTGACGGCCGCGTCCGGGTCGAACAGCGGGCTCAGCCGCAGCAGATGGTCACCGAGCGACAGGTCGGCGTACGCGGGCCAGTCCTCCGAGCCGTCGTCCGGCGGCGGAAGCCAGCCGACCGGGGGCAGCGGGGGCTGTTGCGGCAGACCGTCCGGTCCCGGCCGGGCGGGCTGCGGGGTGTGCCCGCCGGGGCCGCCGTCCTGCGGGCCCGCCGGTTCCTCGGCGGTCAGCGGGGTCCCGGTCTCCGGGTCGACGGGCGGCGGCGGGGTCAGGCTGCGCAGCCCGCAGCGGGCCTGGTCGGCGTTGCCGGGCAGCCGGTAGGTCACCGTGCCGTCCGTGCCCACGGTGATCCACACGCCCTGCTCGGGCGCGCCCCCGCCGTCCAGCCGCAGGGCGCAGCCCCGGTCGGTGCCGGCTTCGTGACTGCCGGGCCCCAGCCGCCAGGACCGCCCGGCGCCGGGCCCGCCCACATGCCGGATCTCCACCAACTCCGGGTCGGAGGAGGGAGGTTCCCAGGCGCGGGCGGCCGTGCGGGCCGGCACGGGGGCGCCCAGGCCGACCACGACGCCCGCACGGATGCCGCTGGCGCCGATGGGCAGATCGGGGCCGAGCAGCCGGTCGCCCAGATACAGCGGCCCTGCCTCCAGAGCGGCGCCGAGGTCGCCGACCGTGGCCCCCTCGGGCAGGTCCAGCAGATGGTCCGCCCGGCGCCCGGCCGGGTCGGCGGTGGTGAGGATGAGGTTCACGTGGGTCCAACCGGTGGGCGAGGGTCAGCTGTGCGTGGACGTGGTGCCGGGGGCCGGGGCGGCGGGCTCCGGGCGGGGGCCGGCCGTGCGGGAGGCGCCGGGGAGCGGGGCCTCGCCGCTCGTGTGCAGGGATGTGCCGGACGCGTCAGGCGTACCGCGGGACACCCTCGGCGCTTCCCCCACGTCTTGGTCTTCCTCTTCTTCTTCGAACAGGTCGCGCGCATGGCGGCCGGACAGTCCGGTCGAGGCCTCGGCGGCCGAGGCGGGCGGCAGGACGGGCGGGATCGAGGGCAGCGCCCTGGCCACGGCGCGGCCCAGCGGGCCGCAGCGGGCCAGCAGCGGGGTCCCGGTGACGGCCACCCTGCCGTGCCGGTCGGTCAGCAGGGAGCGGACGTATGCCCGGCCGGGGCCCAGGACCACTGCCCGGACCGTGGGGTCGTCCCCGGGCGGGGCGGCGAACTCCGGGGGCAGCGGGTCCGGCAGTTCGGCCGCGATCAGCACAGGTGCGACACCGAGCCGGGGCGGGGTCTCCC
This genomic window from Streptomyces sp. DG2A-72 contains:
- a CDS encoding FtsK/SpoIIIE domain-containing protein, translated to MNLILTTADPAGRRADHLLDLPEGATVGDLGAALEAGPLYLGDRLLGPDLPIGASGIRAGVVVGLGAPVPARTAARAWEPPSSDPELVEIRHVGGPGAGRSWRLGPGSHEAGTDRGCALRLDGGGAPEQGVWITVGTDGTVTYRLPGNADQARCGLRSLTPPPPVDPETGTPLTAEEPAGPQDGGPGGHTPQPARPGPDGLPQQPPLPPVGWLPPPDDGSEDWPAYADLSLGDHLLRLSPLFDPDAAVNPSADGLAIEYNRPPRIAPHLDSEQIRMQGPPGERGSRPFPVLMMLMPLVMGLVLMSLFRSFYFIIFIFFTPIMAVSNWIMGRRTGRKQQEEALRIYRLRRASLELEMRDATVAERQLRNITFPDPATVLLTATGPGSLLWQRRRRDPDHLTLRLGTVTRPSLKRIDDQARESNHRQVHWRLADVPFGVELADFGVVGLSGPGGTPRTVACWAVAQAAVLHSPRDLRIVVLTDDAHADAWNWVRWLPHLRPDRRGSVIALGNDPESTAHRVNELIADIQARTSAATSALGHTLLREPDVLVVLDGARRLRDVPGVVQVLTGGPGVRIFSLCVDERERLLPEECTAVITAEGNRLTVRASGVPSVEDIRADLVGADWCEEVARALAPVRDVTVDSDSGLPSDVRLLPLLGQEPPDPAAIAAGWARRPASTMFTLGAGYEGELRLDLVRDGPHGLIGGTTGSGKSELLQTMIASLAAVNRPDELAFVLVDYKGGSAFSECAELPHTLGMITDLDGHLVQRALASLDAELRRRERVLADVEAKDHPEYRAKRARDPKLPALPRLLLVIDEFATLVRELPEFVPGLISLAQRGRSLGLHLVLATQRPGGSVSNEIKANTNLRIALRVTDRSESQDIINAPEAASISPSTPGRALIRRGSGAPTPFQTAWVGAERASAATPESVTPSRPVRGVELTWNRLGRPADLAAEDEHEPFEYRTGGEEPVTDLSALVEALGRAAELLDDYKPQRSPWLPPLAETVRMESLPPCPPPEPGGLPLVPYALMDVPQLQQQRLGTIDFASFGHLYVIGSPRSGRTQVLRTVAGSAALVIPSSDLHIYGIDAAGGGLAALESLPHCGAVVSRHDTERLERLISRLTAELTARQRLISQHSAAGIGELRAKLPKDRRPARLLLLIDGWDALSAMLDDYDGGRLYSEVVRLLREGAAAGIHVIATSERILLGGRLAAHNDSRFLLKQADLSDYNVAGMGRGKVPAHIPPGRGWHAPSGVEAQIALLPTEDGADQGEALAEIGRRTTARDSALPVVRRPFRIEELPSLIGFQEAVDRVPKAQRRPLWALVGIGGDTAEPLGFDFAAGGGSFLVAGPPRSGRSTTLASMCVSLLMGGTALVVLAPRDSQLRQLAAHDLAHVITDHDPSADAVTQALRAVSGKPVVIVVDDADLLLSCGADKVLRQVATSGRDRQQGLLLAGLPESMSSLGWVGMARRSRRGILLGPKSIGEGDLIGVRISSEQVRTPLAPGRGWTASEAGAPIAVQVPLTVLDG